In Lacibacter sp. H375, one DNA window encodes the following:
- a CDS encoding alpha/beta hydrolase, giving the protein MKLAQKLVIGYYKAKLKLFAKLSKRKAAEKAFELFCTPYISNKKKAPAVFDKAEKLHLKFENYQLVGYRWNHPQPKKALILHGFSSTVKKFDHFVMPLVKKGYEVIAFDAPAHGDSSGKTINGFQYRDSIKAVYEKFGPIHSFIAHSFGGLALSLFMEELEYQENKKLVLIAPATETESAINSFASFLKIDDDVKEEMRRIIFEKSGRTTDKISIFHAAKNIKAEVLWIHDEEDDVTPWTDAEKIQLDNHPNFQFMLTKGLGHRRIYRDNKVKRAIMEFL; this is encoded by the coding sequence ATGAAACTCGCCCAGAAATTAGTGATCGGTTATTACAAGGCAAAGCTGAAACTGTTCGCCAAACTATCAAAACGCAAAGCAGCTGAAAAAGCATTCGAACTATTCTGCACACCTTATATATCGAATAAAAAGAAGGCCCCGGCGGTTTTTGATAAAGCAGAGAAACTGCATTTGAAATTTGAGAACTACCAGTTAGTGGGTTATCGTTGGAATCATCCGCAACCTAAAAAAGCTCTCATTCTGCATGGCTTCTCTTCTACTGTAAAAAAGTTCGATCACTTTGTAATGCCTTTGGTGAAGAAAGGTTATGAAGTAATTGCGTTTGATGCTCCGGCACATGGCGACAGCAGCGGCAAAACCATCAACGGTTTCCAGTACAGGGATTCGATTAAAGCTGTGTATGAAAAATTCGGCCCTATTCATTCATTTATTGCACATTCTTTCGGCGGATTGGCCCTTTCACTCTTTATGGAAGAACTGGAATACCAGGAAAATAAAAAGCTGGTATTGATTGCGCCTGCAACAGAAACCGAAAGTGCCATCAACAGCTTTGCTTCATTCTTAAAAATAGATGATGATGTAAAAGAAGAAATGCGGAGGATCATTTTTGAAAAAAGCGGAAGAACGACTGACAAAATATCCATTTTTCATGCGGCTAAAAATATCAAAGCAGAAGTGTTATGGATACATGATGAAGAAGATGATGTTACTCCTTGGACGGATGCTGAAAAAATTCAATTGGACAATCATCCCAACTTTCAATTCATGCTTACCAAAGGTTTGGGGCACCGACGAATCTATAGAGACAATAAAGTGAAGAGGGCGATTATGGAGTTTTTGTAA
- the topA gene encoding type I DNA topoisomerase has protein sequence MAKNLLIVESPAKAKTIEKILGKDFEVKSCYGHIRDLEKDEMGIDVNNNFEPRYIVPDEKEKVVKDLRALAKKSDEVWLATDEDREGEAISWHLCEVLGLDPYKTKRIVFHEITKPAIQKAVQNPRTVNMDLVYAQQARRILDRIVGFELSPVLWRKMSMRNNLSAGRVQSVAVRLIAEREREINAFAPTSSFKIEALFTAKDLGDRNVTFKAEAKKQNAAEDAEKFLNSCKGATYKVKDIQVRPGKKSPAPPFTTSTLQQEASRKLGYSVSRTMQLAQKLYESGKITYMRTDSVSLSDTALGDLTRTIKGMYGDKYHQFRKFKNKNESAQEAHEAIRPTYMENTTVEDQDLKRLYELIWKRTMASQMADAELERTTANISISTNNEELKAEGEVLKFDGFLKVYREDRDDDDVNEDELQEGMLPPLAVGQQLPFIEMNATERFTRPAPRYTEASLVKKLEELGIGRPSTYAPTISTVLKRGYVEKRDKEGVRRDFRVLQLKNDAVSKSMEQENTGAEKSKLFPTDLGLVVTDFLKQHFESIMDYGFTAHIEGEFDDVAEGKLKWNAMLEEFYSPFKRDVDNTIENAERIKGERELGIDAESGKKIVARMGRFGPMVQIGDVSDEEKPRFAALRKNQSIETISYEEAMDLFKLPLTLGEYEGEEVSVNVGRFGPYVKFGEQFISIPRGEEPLEVTMDRAIELIKEKQTADAPVAMFENKPVTKGKGRFGPFIKWDGLFINVPKRYDFENLSANDINELIEAKVEKEANRFIVRWPDENIAVENGRWGPFIRFGKKMLKIDKKKDGEKYTPEEVAQMPVEDIKKMIEAQMPGAFSKQIKAAAKKAATKKKAATKKAATKKAAKKK, from the coding sequence ATGGCTAAGAATTTACTGATAGTAGAGAGCCCTGCCAAAGCAAAAACGATTGAAAAGATCCTTGGAAAAGATTTCGAGGTGAAGAGTTGCTACGGCCATATCCGTGACCTGGAGAAAGATGAAATGGGTATTGATGTCAACAATAATTTCGAACCCCGTTACATCGTCCCCGATGAAAAAGAAAAGGTAGTAAAAGACCTGAGGGCACTGGCGAAAAAAAGCGACGAAGTATGGCTGGCAACGGATGAGGACCGTGAAGGAGAAGCCATCAGCTGGCATTTGTGTGAAGTATTGGGTCTCGATCCCTATAAGACAAAGCGTATCGTTTTCCACGAGATCACCAAACCTGCTATTCAAAAAGCAGTGCAGAATCCCCGCACCGTAAATATGGACCTTGTGTATGCTCAGCAGGCACGCCGAATCCTCGATCGCATTGTAGGTTTTGAACTCAGCCCCGTTCTCTGGCGCAAGATGAGTATGCGGAACAATCTCAGTGCAGGTCGTGTGCAGAGTGTGGCCGTTCGTTTAATTGCTGAGCGTGAACGTGAGATAAACGCATTCGCTCCCACTTCTTCCTTTAAAATAGAAGCACTGTTTACCGCCAAAGATCTGGGCGATCGCAATGTGACTTTTAAAGCCGAAGCGAAAAAGCAAAATGCAGCAGAGGATGCAGAGAAATTTTTGAACAGTTGCAAAGGCGCTACTTATAAAGTAAAAGATATCCAGGTGCGTCCCGGAAAAAAATCACCGGCACCTCCATTCACCACTTCAACCTTACAACAGGAAGCAAGCAGAAAGCTTGGTTATTCCGTAAGCCGCACTATGCAGCTTGCACAAAAATTGTATGAAAGCGGTAAGATCACATACATGCGTACCGACAGTGTGAGTTTGAGTGATACTGCTCTCGGCGATCTTACACGTACTATAAAAGGTATGTATGGCGATAAGTATCACCAGTTCCGCAAATTCAAAAACAAAAATGAAAGTGCACAGGAAGCGCACGAAGCCATCCGTCCCACTTACATGGAAAATACAACGGTTGAAGACCAGGATCTGAAACGCTTGTATGAACTCATTTGGAAACGTACCATGGCCAGTCAAATGGCCGATGCTGAACTGGAACGTACAACAGCCAATATTTCTATTTCAACCAACAATGAAGAATTAAAAGCCGAAGGTGAAGTGTTGAAGTTTGATGGCTTTTTAAAAGTATATCGTGAAGATCGAGATGATGATGATGTGAATGAAGATGAATTGCAGGAAGGCATGTTACCACCATTAGCAGTTGGGCAGCAATTACCATTTATTGAAATGAACGCCACAGAGCGTTTTACCCGTCCTGCACCAAGATATACCGAAGCATCGTTGGTAAAAAAACTCGAGGAGTTGGGTATTGGCCGTCCGTCGACTTATGCACCAACTATTTCAACTGTATTGAAAAGAGGTTATGTTGAGAAACGTGATAAAGAAGGTGTGCGCAGGGATTTCCGTGTATTGCAGTTGAAGAATGATGCTGTAAGTAAAAGCATGGAACAGGAAAACACCGGTGCAGAAAAATCGAAACTCTTCCCTACTGATCTTGGTTTGGTAGTAACCGATTTTTTGAAACAGCATTTCGAAAGCATCATGGATTATGGCTTCACCGCACATATTGAAGGTGAGTTTGATGATGTTGCTGAAGGAAAGTTGAAATGGAATGCCATGCTGGAAGAATTCTACAGTCCGTTTAAACGTGATGTAGATAACACCATCGAAAATGCTGAACGTATTAAAGGTGAACGTGAATTAGGGATAGATGCGGAAAGCGGTAAAAAGATCGTTGCACGTATGGGACGCTTTGGACCAATGGTGCAGATTGGCGATGTGAGTGATGAAGAAAAACCACGTTTTGCGGCCTTGCGTAAAAATCAAAGTATTGAAACCATCTCCTACGAAGAAGCAATGGATCTGTTCAAACTTCCATTGACGTTGGGTGAATATGAAGGTGAAGAAGTGAGTGTGAATGTTGGTCGCTTTGGACCGTATGTAAAATTTGGTGAGCAGTTTATTTCTATTCCACGTGGCGAAGAACCATTGGAAGTAACAATGGACAGAGCCATAGAACTCATTAAAGAAAAACAAACTGCCGATGCACCTGTTGCCATGTTTGAAAACAAACCGGTTACAAAAGGCAAAGGACGCTTTGGTCCATTTATTAAATGGGATGGTTTGTTTATTAATGTACCCAAGCGATATGATTTCGAAAATCTTTCTGCGAACGATATCAATGAATTGATCGAAGCAAAGGTTGAGAAAGAAGCGAATCGTTTTATTGTTCGTTGGCCCGATGAAAATATTGCTGTTGAGAACGGACGTTGGGGACCTTTCATCCGCTTTGGTAAAAAAATGCTGAAGATCGACAAGAAGAAAGATGGTGAGAAATATACCCCAGAAGAAGTAGCACAAATGCCGGTGGAAGACATTAAGAAAATGATCGAAGCACAGATGCCGGGAGCTTTCTCGAAACAAATTAAAGCAGCTGCAAAAAAAGCAGCAACGAAAAAGAAAGCGGCCACGAAGAAGGCCGCAACTAAGAAAGCAGCGAAGAAAAAATAA
- a CDS encoding TonB-dependent receptor plug domain-containing protein, translating into MKLLNLSLTSIALMSLFNSNAQEQEKEKEIELDPITVTASLTPVSASKTGRNILIIKGDALQKLPVQSIDELLRYVPGVEVQSRGPMGAQADFTIRGGTFQQVLVILDGIRLNDPLTGHFSSYIPISPAEIDRIEVLKGASSAIYGTEAVGGVIHIISKTFANRKQPNGHKINVQLTAGDFGLFNAQAGAFIHQKNTTASVGVITNNTKGQQLRGTKGFFNLTTISGSVKQKLGENTSVAYRFGYDDRDFNAQNFYTTFLSDTATESVISRWHHLKFVHKKNKHSFSFDAGYKEANDVYRFRKAVSANVNNSSLFQALALHDYAINDKSTITSGVQFISRKIVSNDRGNHEVSNAGAFVVLNQKIGKALQLNPALRVDWNERAGWELIPQLNASYRYEAFLFRGSVGRTTRDADFTERFNNYQRNPVPSGQRIGNPDLMSEASLSYEVGADYYLNSSLKISTTWFERFQQNLIDYIFTPYANMPRQVNLVPGGNYYLANNISKVNTTGVETDVQYTHQFSDKHSLSGGLGFVWMRSRSSDTIPSLYVSNHARELINFNVMYRYQKIAVSTNGLFKARRPQPIAAPFVPISADYFILNTRVDLFLLKDKLGVFVQADNIFNRRYSDLLGSIMPTRWVMGGVKINL; encoded by the coding sequence ATGAAACTGCTAAATCTCTCACTCACGAGTATTGCCCTCATGAGTCTCTTCAACAGTAATGCACAGGAACAGGAAAAAGAAAAAGAAATTGAGTTAGATCCTATTACTGTTACAGCTTCTTTAACGCCGGTAAGTGCTTCAAAGACCGGAAGAAATATTTTAATTATTAAAGGTGATGCACTGCAAAAACTTCCTGTACAGTCGATTGATGAATTGCTGCGTTATGTTCCAGGTGTGGAAGTACAAAGCCGTGGACCAATGGGTGCACAAGCTGATTTCACTATCCGTGGTGGTACATTTCAACAGGTGTTGGTGATACTTGATGGCATCCGTTTAAATGATCCGTTAACCGGTCACTTCAGTTCTTATATTCCCATCTCACCTGCTGAGATCGATCGTATTGAAGTATTGAAAGGAGCATCATCTGCAATTTATGGAACAGAAGCTGTGGGTGGTGTAATTCATATCATCAGCAAAACATTTGCTAATAGAAAACAACCCAATGGTCATAAGATCAATGTACAATTAACTGCCGGTGATTTTGGTTTATTCAATGCACAAGCCGGTGCATTTATTCATCAGAAGAATACAACGGCATCTGTTGGCGTAATTACCAACAATACAAAAGGACAGCAACTGCGTGGTACAAAAGGTTTTTTCAACCTTACGACTATTTCCGGTTCTGTTAAACAAAAGCTTGGTGAAAATACAAGTGTTGCCTATCGTTTTGGTTACGATGACCGTGATTTCAATGCACAGAATTTCTATACAACTTTCTTAAGTGACACAGCAACGGAATCTGTCATCAGCCGCTGGCATCATCTCAAATTCGTGCACAAAAAAAATAAACATAGCTTTTCTTTTGATGCAGGTTATAAGGAAGCAAATGATGTATATCGTTTTCGCAAAGCTGTTAGTGCAAACGTGAACAACTCTTCTTTGTTCCAGGCATTGGCATTGCACGATTATGCAATCAATGACAAATCAACAATTACCTCTGGCGTGCAATTCATCAGCCGAAAAATTGTTTCTAACGACAGAGGCAACCACGAAGTATCAAATGCCGGTGCTTTTGTTGTATTGAATCAAAAGATCGGCAAAGCATTGCAATTGAATCCTGCGCTTCGTGTTGATTGGAATGAACGTGCCGGTTGGGAATTGATACCACAATTGAATGCATCTTATCGTTACGAAGCATTTTTATTCCGTGGAAGTGTTGGTCGCACAACCAGAGATGCCGATTTCACTGAGCGTTTTAACAACTATCAGCGTAACCCTGTTCCATCAGGTCAACGTATCGGTAATCCAGACCTAATGTCAGAAGCATCCTTGAGTTATGAGGTGGGCGCTGATTATTATCTCAACTCTTCATTAAAAATTTCTACCACCTGGTTCGAACGCTTTCAGCAAAATCTGATCGATTACATCTTCACTCCTTATGCAAATATGCCTCGCCAGGTGAATCTTGTACCTGGCGGTAATTATTATCTGGCAAATAATATCAGCAAAGTAAACACTACTGGTGTTGAAACTGATGTACAGTACACACATCAGTTTAGTGATAAACATTCACTATCGGGTGGGCTTGGTTTTGTTTGGATGCGTAGCCGCAGCAGCGATACTATTCCTTCGCTGTATGTTTCTAACCATGCAAGAGAACTGATCAACTTTAATGTAATGTACCGCTACCAAAAGATTGCTGTAAGCACAAATGGTTTGTTCAAAGCAAGAAGACCACAACCAATTGCAGCGCCATTTGTTCCTATCAGTGCAGATTATTTTATTTTGAATACACGTGTAGATTTATTTCTATTGAAAGATAAACTGGGTGTGTTTGTACAGGCCGATAATATTTTCAACCGTCGCTACAGCGATCTGCTCGGCAGTATTATGCCCACACGTTGGGTAATGGGTGGTGTAAAAATCAACTTATAA
- the amaB gene encoding L-piperidine-6-carboxylate dehydrogenase, producing MQSIKTIDRMHDFIQQLGIKKQNNGVSTGVNWLTSTGELISSSSPVDGKEIASVTSADKATYETVIAKAQEAFAEWRTWPAPKRGEIVRQIGEALRAKKEPLGRLVSYEMGKSLQEGYGEVQEMIDICDFAVGLSRQLHGLTMHSERPLHRMYEQWHPLGIVGIISAFNFPVAVWSWNTMLAWICGDVCIWKPSEKTPLCGIACQHIVAEVFAKNNVPEGVSCLIQGGREIGEWMSNDTRVPLVSATGSTRMGKAVGAAVGQRLGRSLLELGGNNAIIISEHADLNIAIRGAVFGAVGTAGQRCTTTRRLIIHETIYDTVKEKLVAAYKQLSIGDPLNESNHVGPLIDTDAVKNYMHAIEQCKAEGGHFIVEGGVLSGAGYESGCYVKPCIAEAKPTFKIVEHETFAPILYLLKYKTIDEAIAIQNGVPQGLSSSIMTVNMREAEQFLSVAGSDCGIANVNIGTSGAEIGGAFGGEKETGGGRESGSDAWKNYMRRQTNTINYSTNLPLAQGIKFDI from the coding sequence TTGCAGTCCATAAAAACGATTGATCGTATGCATGATTTTATTCAACAACTCGGCATCAAAAAACAGAACAATGGAGTTTCAACTGGCGTGAACTGGTTAACATCAACCGGTGAACTGATCAGTTCCTCCTCTCCTGTTGATGGAAAAGAAATTGCTTCTGTTACTTCAGCCGATAAAGCAACTTATGAAACAGTGATTGCAAAAGCACAGGAAGCATTTGCTGAATGGCGCACATGGCCTGCACCTAAACGTGGTGAAATTGTTCGCCAGATCGGCGAAGCATTACGTGCAAAGAAAGAACCGCTCGGTCGATTGGTTTCATATGAAATGGGCAAAAGTTTACAGGAAGGTTATGGTGAAGTACAGGAAATGATCGACATCTGCGATTTTGCTGTTGGCCTCTCCCGTCAATTGCATGGATTGACCATGCATAGCGAACGTCCATTGCATCGCATGTATGAGCAGTGGCATCCATTAGGTATCGTTGGCATTATATCAGCATTCAATTTTCCTGTTGCCGTTTGGAGCTGGAATACCATGCTTGCATGGATCTGTGGTGATGTGTGTATCTGGAAGCCATCAGAAAAAACACCGTTGTGCGGTATTGCCTGTCAACACATCGTTGCGGAGGTGTTTGCTAAAAACAATGTACCCGAAGGTGTGAGTTGTTTAATACAAGGTGGCAGAGAAATTGGTGAATGGATGAGTAACGATACACGTGTACCATTGGTTTCTGCAACAGGAAGTACTAGAATGGGTAAAGCAGTTGGTGCAGCAGTTGGTCAACGTTTAGGAAGAAGTTTATTGGAACTTGGTGGTAACAATGCCATTATCATCAGTGAACATGCCGATCTTAATATTGCCATACGTGGCGCAGTGTTTGGTGCCGTTGGTACAGCAGGACAACGTTGCACTACAACACGACGCTTGATTATTCATGAAACAATTTACGATACGGTAAAAGAAAAATTAGTTGCTGCATATAAACAGTTGAGCATTGGTGATCCATTGAATGAAAGCAATCATGTGGGTCCATTGATCGATACAGATGCCGTAAAAAATTATATGCATGCCATTGAACAATGCAAAGCTGAAGGTGGACATTTCATTGTTGAAGGTGGCGTATTATCAGGAGCCGGTTATGAAAGTGGCTGTTATGTAAAACCATGCATAGCTGAAGCAAAACCAACTTTCAAAATTGTGGAGCACGAAACCTTTGCTCCCATTCTCTATCTCTTGAAATACAAAACCATTGATGAAGCCATCGCCATTCAAAATGGCGTGCCGCAAGGTTTATCATCTTCCATCATGACGGTGAACATGCGTGAAGCCGAGCAGTTTTTATCTGTTGCCGGCAGCGATTGCGGTATTGCCAATGTAAATATCGGAACAAGCGGTGCTGAGATAGGCGGCGCCTTTGGTGGCGAAAAAGAAACCGGTGGCGGCCGTGAAAGTGGCAGCGATGCGTGGAAAAATTATATGCGCCGGCAAACCAACACCATCAATTACTCAACAAATCTGCCTCTGGCTCAGGGAATTAAGTTTGATATTTAA
- a CDS encoding S8 family peptidase codes for MQLNKLLLVTSVFALSSICAFSQASVKEDQFKGWHLKNKSSDGFYGISLDQAFEFVKNRKSTTVIVAVIDSGIDTLHEDLKPVLWRNPKEIPNNGIDEDKNGYVDDYFGWNFLGGKDGKNVKEDSYEAARLYHALKPKYGGTVDESKLSAIEKEEYRIFKKAQGDIEHGSTEAQTQVVFLRGLYNKSTLADSLLKLKFKPEYTGNDLASFKPANSKEADAKSTMFALFKGFELMDANNEFIIKEFTSYYKGQEKKAEAPTIAPKDYRGEIVKDNYYDFNDRFYGNPDVMANTPFHGTHVAGIIAAARNNGIGVDGVANDVRIMSIRAVPDGDEHDKDIALAIRYAVDNGAKVINMSFGKSFSPQKKWVDDAVRYAQSKGVLLVHAAGNDGKNVDSSENYPNPNIVETKMKAPNFITVGASGDPKTGGLAADFSNYGKKEVDVFAPGVKIYSTIPGGNTYGFAQGTSMASPVVAGLAAFILSYYPDLTPEQVKYCIEKGAQNPNMQVTKPGSEEKEDFANFSRTGGLLNAYEAVKIAATLKGERKETVQPSPKPQPKPKVKKSKKG; via the coding sequence ATGCAGTTAAACAAATTGTTGCTTGTAACATCCGTATTCGCCCTCTCTTCAATCTGTGCCTTCTCCCAGGCTTCTGTAAAAGAAGATCAGTTTAAAGGCTGGCATCTTAAAAACAAATCATCAGATGGGTTTTACGGCATCAGCCTGGACCAGGCATTTGAGTTTGTGAAAAACAGGAAAAGTACAACCGTAATCGTTGCGGTGATCGATAGTGGTATTGATACTTTGCACGAAGATCTGAAACCGGTATTGTGGCGAAACCCAAAAGAAATTCCGAACAATGGAATTGACGAAGATAAGAATGGCTATGTAGATGATTACTTTGGCTGGAATTTTCTTGGAGGCAAAGATGGCAAGAATGTAAAAGAAGATTCTTATGAAGCTGCCCGCCTTTATCATGCATTGAAACCAAAATATGGTGGAACAGTAGATGAAAGCAAATTATCTGCAATAGAAAAAGAAGAATACCGCATTTTCAAAAAAGCACAGGGCGACATTGAACATGGTTCAACTGAAGCACAAACCCAGGTGGTCTTCCTGCGTGGTTTATATAACAAATCCACTCTTGCTGATAGTTTATTGAAACTGAAATTTAAACCTGAATATACCGGTAATGATCTCGCATCATTTAAACCAGCTAATTCAAAAGAAGCTGATGCAAAATCAACCATGTTTGCGTTGTTCAAAGGTTTTGAGTTGATGGATGCCAACAACGAATTCATCATCAAAGAATTTACAAGTTATTATAAAGGACAGGAGAAAAAAGCAGAAGCTCCAACTATTGCACCGAAAGATTACCGTGGTGAAATTGTAAAAGATAACTACTACGATTTCAACGATCGTTTTTATGGCAACCCTGATGTAATGGCCAACACTCCTTTCCACGGTACGCATGTGGCTGGAATTATTGCAGCTGCTCGTAACAATGGCATTGGTGTTGATGGTGTGGCAAACGATGTACGCATCATGAGCATCCGTGCAGTACCTGATGGAGATGAGCACGATAAAGATATTGCACTCGCTATCCGTTATGCAGTTGATAATGGTGCGAAGGTGATCAACATGAGTTTTGGTAAAAGCTTTTCACCGCAAAAGAAATGGGTTGATGATGCAGTACGCTATGCACAAAGCAAAGGCGTATTGTTAGTTCATGCTGCAGGTAACGATGGAAAGAATGTTGACAGTTCTGAAAACTATCCTAACCCAAACATAGTTGAAACAAAAATGAAAGCTCCCAACTTTATTACCGTTGGTGCAAGTGGCGATCCTAAAACAGGTGGTCTTGCTGCTGATTTCAGCAATTATGGAAAAAAGGAAGTGGATGTATTTGCTCCGGGTGTAAAGATCTATTCAACCATTCCTGGTGGAAATACATATGGTTTTGCACAGGGTACCAGTATGGCAAGCCCCGTTGTAGCAGGTTTGGCTGCATTCATTCTCTCCTACTACCCTGATCTTACACCGGAGCAGGTAAAATATTGTATTGAGAAAGGTGCACAAAATCCAAACATGCAGGTTACAAAACCCGGCAGTGAGGAGAAGGAAGATTTTGCAAACTTCAGTCGCACAGGTGGGTTGTTGAACGCATACGAAGCAGTGAAAATTGCTGCTACTTTAAAAGGTGAACGTAAAGAAACAGTACAACCTTCGCCTAAGCCGCAACCAAAACCAAAAGTTAAGAAATCGAAAAAAGGATAA
- a CDS encoding DinB family protein, whose translation MSRPTTNDYAPFYHNYVMNVQEDDVKKAFENQFAVLDSFLASIPDSKADHAYAEGKWTVKQLLQHMIDAERIFTHRALWFARQSAAPLSGFDENEYAAIADVSKRTIQSLADEFRAVRKSSEFLFNSFSWKELNTSGMANNNSITVNAMGFVTLGHFLHHKRILEERYL comes from the coding sequence ATGTCACGACCAACCACTAACGACTACGCTCCTTTTTATCACAACTATGTAATGAATGTACAGGAAGATGATGTGAAGAAAGCTTTCGAAAATCAATTTGCAGTACTCGATTCTTTTCTTGCATCAATACCGGATTCAAAAGCCGATCATGCTTATGCAGAAGGTAAATGGACGGTGAAACAATTACTGCAACATATGATCGATGCAGAACGCATTTTCACACACCGTGCATTATGGTTTGCCCGCCAGAGTGCAGCTCCATTAAGCGGTTTCGATGAAAATGAATATGCCGCCATTGCTGATGTAAGCAAACGCACGATACAATCATTGGCCGATGAGTTCAGAGCCGTTCGTAAGAGCAGCGAGTTTCTGTTCAATAGTTTCTCCTGGAAAGAATTAAATACCAGTGGCATGGCCAATAACAACTCCATTACAGTGAATGCAATGGGGTTCGTAACACTGGGTCACTTCCTCCATCATAAACGGATATTAGAAGAACGATACTTATAA
- a CDS encoding BrxA/BrxB family bacilliredoxin, which translates to MYPAEIVLPMKGEMTEGGFDELLSAESVDSALTQKGTSLVFINSVCGCAAGSARPGVLMAVNNSTKRPDHLLTSFAGFDIDAVKKIREHLLPYPPSSPAIALFKDGQLVHFIERHNIEGRPAQMIAQNLISAFEEHCN; encoded by the coding sequence ATGTATCCAGCAGAAATAGTATTACCCATGAAAGGGGAAATGACCGAAGGTGGTTTTGATGAATTGTTATCAGCAGAGTCGGTTGACAGTGCCTTAACGCAGAAAGGAACGAGTCTCGTTTTTATTAATTCAGTATGCGGTTGTGCAGCAGGTAGTGCAAGACCAGGTGTGTTGATGGCTGTCAATAACAGCACAAAACGTCCTGATCATTTGTTAACCAGTTTTGCTGGCTTTGATATTGATGCAGTGAAAAAGATCCGTGAACATTTGTTGCCATATCCTCCAAGTTCACCCGCAATTGCTTTGTTCAAAGATGGTCAGTTGGTTCATTTTATTGAACGTCACAACATTGAAGGACGTCCCGCTCAAATGATCGCACAAAACCTCATCAGTGCATTCGAAGAGCATTGCAATTGA
- a CDS encoding Hsp20/alpha crystallin family protein, giving the protein MTMVKLHSPVQKNLNNFFDEFFNELPAFGKTVNNLFSPAVNIVETPDAYHLELNAPGRNKEDFQISVDKGLLTISYEKKEEAKNEDVKVVRREFSYQSFKRSFTVDEKINAEAIQAKYENGLLKLLLPKKAEQQQPVKKITIQ; this is encoded by the coding sequence ATGACAATGGTAAAATTGCACAGCCCCGTTCAGAAAAACCTCAACAACTTCTTTGATGAGTTTTTCAATGAGTTACCTGCTTTTGGTAAAACAGTGAACAATCTTTTTTCACCTGCAGTAAACATCGTTGAAACTCCTGATGCTTATCATCTTGAGTTGAACGCACCTGGCCGCAACAAAGAAGACTTCCAGATCTCTGTAGACAAAGGTTTACTAACTATCAGCTACGAGAAAAAAGAAGAAGCAAAGAATGAAGATGTAAAAGTAGTTCGTCGTGAGTTTAGCTACCAAAGCTTTAAACGCAGCTTTACTGTTGATGAAAAGATCAATGCAGAAGCAATCCAGGCGAAATACGAAAATGGTTTGTTGAAATTGTTATTGCCTAAAAAAGCAGAACAGCAACAACCAGTGAAAAAAATCACTATTCAGTAA